The following coding sequences lie in one Rutidosis leptorrhynchoides isolate AG116_Rl617_1_P2 chromosome 4, CSIRO_AGI_Rlap_v1, whole genome shotgun sequence genomic window:
- the LOC139840168 gene encoding cytochrome P450 98A2-like — MAMLLLISTILIILPIVYYTIQSLLFRLRFKLPPGPRPLPIVGNLYDVKPVKFRCYAEWARTYGPIFSVYLDSKINVIVNSSELAKEVLKENDQMLADRHRNRATMSFSRGGQDLIWADYGPHYVKVRKVCNLELFSPKRLEALRPIREDEVSAMVEDIFNYSSDPDNRGKSILMRGYLGSVAFNNITRLTFGKRFVNSEGAMDDQGKDFKGIVSNGIKIGGKVFMAENIPWLRWLFAGENDILLKHEQRRDRLTKAIMAEHDLARKKTGGAQEHFIDALHTLQQKYDLSEDTIIGLLWDMITAGMDTTSISAEWAMAELVKNPRVQQKAQEELDRVIGTDRIMSETDFSKLPYLQSIAKEALRLHPPTPLMLPHKANSNVKLGGYDVPKGGIVHVNVWAIARDPAIWKDPEEFRPERFFEEDVDVKGHDYRLLPFGAGRRVCPGAQLAINLVTSMLGHLLHHFEWTPPAGIKPEEVDMTEAPGMVTYMKNPLQAVVTPRLPNNLYKRVPA; from the exons aTGGCTATGTTACTTCTCATATCAACCATCTTGATCATCTTACCAATTGTGTATTACACAATTCAATCCTTATTATTTCGTCTAAGGTTCAAACTTCCACCGGGCCCACGACCACTTCCAATTGTTGGAAACTTGTACGATGTAAAACCAGTTAAGTTTAGATGTTATGCTGAATGGGCAAGAACATACGGTCCGATATTTTCGGTGTATTTAGATTCAAAGATCAATGTGATTGTTAATAGTAGTGAGTTGGCTAAAGAAGTATTGAAAGAAAATGATCAAATGTTGGCTGATAGACATAGGAACCGTGCAACGATGTCGTTTAGTAGAGGTGGGCAAGATTTAATTTGGGCTGATTATGGACCCCATTATGTTAAAGTTAGAAAAGTTTGTAACTTGGAGCTTTTTTCGCCTAAAAGATTAGAAGCTTTGAGACCCATTAGAGAAGATGAAGTTTCTGCTATGGTTGAAGATATTTTTAACTATTCTTCTGACCCTG ATAACCGAGGAAAAAGCATACTGATGCGAGGTTATTTGGGATCAGTGGCGTTCAACAATATTACAAGATTGACATTTGGTAAACGATTTGTGAATTCGGAAGGTGCAATGGATGATCAAGGGAAAGATTTTAAAGGCATTGTATCAAATGGAATTAAGATCGGTGGCAAGGTTTTTATGGCTGAAAATATTCCATGGTTGAGATGGTTATTTGCAGGTGAAAACGATATTCTTTTAAAGCATGAGCAACGCAGAGACCGACTCACGAAAGCCATTATGGCAGAACACGATCTTGCACGTAAGAAAACTGGTGGGGCCCAAGAGCATTTCATcgatgctttacatacacttcaaCAGAAGTATGATCTCAGTGAGGACACAATTATTGGACTTCTTTGG GACATGATCACAGCTGGAATGGACACAACCTCGATCTCTGCTGAGTGGGCGATGGCCGAGTTAGTTAAGAACCCACGTGTTCAACAAAAAGCTCAAGAAGAGCTCGATCGGGTCATTGGAACCGACCGAATCATGTCAGAAACCGACTTCTCAAAGCTTCCATATCTCCAGTCAATAGCCAAAGAAGCCTTACGGTTGCACCCACCGACCCCTCTGATGCTCCCACACAAGGCCAACTCAAACGTTAAGCTCGGTGGATATGATGTCCCGAAAGGTGGTATTGTACACGTAAACGTGTGGGCCATCGCTCGTGACCCAGCCATCTGGAAGGACCCGGAAGAATTCAGGCCCGAACGGTTCTTTGAGGAGGATGTAGATGTTAAGGGTCACGACTACCGGCTGTTACCGTTTGGGGCAGGGAGACGGGTCTGCCCAGGTGCACAACTAGCAATCAACCTGGTCACATCTATGTTGGGTCACCTTTTGCACCATTTTGAGTGGACCCCACCGGCTGgaatcaaacctgaagaagtggacATGACTGAGGCACCAGGAATGGTAACTTACATGAAGAACCCACTTCAAGCGGTTGTGACACCGCGATTACCGAACAACCTGTACAAGCGAGTACCTGCATAA